One region of Wyeomyia smithii strain HCP4-BCI-WySm-NY-G18 chromosome 3, ASM2978416v1, whole genome shotgun sequence genomic DNA includes:
- the LOC129729135 gene encoding uncharacterized protein LOC129729135: protein MCTRPDIATVVSILGRKTSCPSQADWVEAKRILRYLKGTINHESVLGIDSTHLEVFVDADWVGDTKDRKSTTGYLIRYAGGMIGWCSRKQDCVTLSSFEAEYVAITESCKELCWILRLFDNLGIHTRLPVIVNEDNQSAIKQLECNSSERREPIH from the coding sequence ATGTGTACCCGGCCAGATATCGCCACAGTTGTATCTATCCTGGGCAGAAAAACCAGCTGCCCATCGCAAGCTGACTGGGTGGAGGCGAAACGCATTCTACGGTATCTTAAAGGTACCATCAACCACGAGTCAGTCCTGGGAATAGATTCCACGCACTTGGAAGTTTTCGTCGATGCTGATTGGGTCGGCGATACCAAGGACCGGAAATCAACCACGGGCTATTTGATCCGGTACGCAGGAGGAATGATTGGATGGTGCTCCAGGAAGCAAGATTGCGTAACATTGAGCAGTTTCGAAGCTGAATATGTTGCTATTACGGAAAGCTGCAAAGAATTATGCTGGATATTACGCCTATTCGACAATTTGGGAATCCACACTCGATTGCCAGTTATTGTAAATGAAGATAACCAGAGTGCCATAAAGCAACTTGAGTGCAACTCTAGTGAACGtagggaacctatacattag